AAATCAGCAAAAATTCCATGAAACAAGAGGAATATAAACCTACCAGCAAAATAATAATCATTTTAGGTTATATCTTTTCTTTACTTGGAGGACTAATTGGAGTAATACTGGCAATTTACCTTGCAACAAGAAAAGATCCTGTAGCTAAAAAACACGGATATATCCAACTAACAATTTTAGTATTATATGGAATTTTAATATTAACACTATACTTAACTGGAAATCTTGATTTGACTGCAATTGATAATGCTACCCAAATGTTAAGCAATAATTTAACCAGCATTAAACCTTAACCGGCAGATACATAA
This genomic stretch from Methanobrevibacter smithii ATCC 35061 harbors:
- a CDS encoding zinc ribbon domain-containing protein, translating into MVLRRCPNCRSTCDDQYGFCIKCGYEFPKITESENACPYCGFANPDEATFCVKCGTPLIFKNQLNGVNTTLNPIVIKKEISKNSMKQEEYKPTSKIIIILGYIFSLLGGLIGVILAIYLATRKDPVAKKHGYIQLTILVLYGILILTLYLTGNLDLTAIDNATQMLSNNLTSIKP